Genomic DNA from Calonectris borealis chromosome 4, bCalBor7.hap1.2, whole genome shotgun sequence:
ATTTTGTCCATGTGTGAAAGCGCGACAAGCTTTTACATctgaagctggtggctcatgtaGAAGAGTCCAGGCTTAACTCATCCTTGGCCAGTAGTAACTTTTCTAGATGTGTGACTGGAATGAAACTCTAGTGTGAAGCAAGCACGCTTTATACAGAAGGCATTGAGACATACACAGCCATGGTATCACTCATTTTACATctataaatacaaacatttttatttttcaaataactaCTATTGTAAGTTACAGGAGGGACAGGGTAATGCTGTGTaatccacagggaaaaaaaaaatttaactgtgAGTGGCAACTCAGAATGAAGATCTGAATATCAAATTTTCTGGGTTGTGGCAAGAAAAGCTGAAAGGGGAATCCCATCCCGGAGACCCCTGTTTTTGTTACTCTCTCTTGGACAAAGTCCGACTTGCTTAGCGCTGAAGTGAAGCGTTCTGTGCTTTGACACAACTCAAGTGATACGGATAAAGCGTGCTGCAGGGAAGGCTGAGCTCTTGGGATCCTCTGCTAATTGATTTCATCAACTTTAGGACTTTGGAGAAGTACATCCGAGCTGATGAAGGATCAGTGAGCCAGAGGCAGTCAAGAGTTGATGAGAAAGTGGAGAGGTGCCTGAAGTCTCAGTTCTTACTGACCGTGACACGCGCAGCAGGGATCTCAGTTGCGCGTGAAGATTGTCACAGCCAGAACAAGCTAAATTCAATTTCTGCCTCATAGAGACAGTTCAAATAGCAGGTATTAAGCTTATTAAGTGAAGAAGATCCAAGTGACACTATCTACTTCTGATCTAATTCTTCTCCAAGAGCGATAAGCTTGCAACAGCTTCTGCCTTTCGGCAAATTAAGTAAGTGGGTCATTTCTTCCTTCAGCTACCTTGAGGGTGAGGGAAAACTGTCACTGCTAAAGCTAATGCAGCTTTTATTCTAGATTAGAGCAAGGGATCTGCTGAGACCTTTTTTAGCCTTGGTGTGCTTGTAAGGCAGACAGCCACAAGAATAGCTTTGAAGACATTTTTACTGTAAGAGTCATACtgctacataggaaaaaaaaatgaaaaaccttcctgcttcttcctatgaaaaatatttactgtactgATATTTATAGCAGGCAAAAGCATTTCAGTGCTGCAGGCCTGCCTCTTGCTGAATAAAACAAACCAGGAGCaatatttcactgaagttttTCAAAAAAGTCTGTCTGCAAAATATGTTTCATAGCAAGTACTGGAATAAAAGGGTGAAGCTGACTGGGAAGTTACCAGTTAATTTCTGCGTCTTgtctactttttattaaaatacagcagaaaggGTTCACCGTTGTGCTATAGCAGGATGTGTGATTTTCTGAGTGTGATAATAAGAATTGCCTTGTGATGGGGAGAGTCCCCAGCCTTTTCACAGTTATTCCACCCTCCCCTGCCTTCAAAATTGCCCTTTAAGGACATGAAGCAGTGAACGTCTACTGTCACGTGTCCAGGGTGAAAGAAGAATCCCAGCCCTTTCCAGAAGAGCTCTGCAGTGATGGCAATATCATACAAATCATGCTGTTTCCCcacagtttgtggttttttttgtaggAGAATTAGCTTTGAAAGCAAGGGTCTGAATAAAATGGCGTAAAAATCATCCAGATACCAAATATCATCACCTTGTGAGAGTGATGGTGGGAGTTTTGTAGCTGCGATAGTTTAGCTCCTGCTGGTAAACAAAGCCGACCATCATCGCTGCTATGGCTCTGTGCCCTGGCAGTGGTGAAACAGTACCACGTTGATGGACACCCTCGGCTGGCCTTAGGAAAACAGAGCTGCTTACGCAaaagtaaaatggaaatgaaaggctttttgtcggtggttgtttgttttgtttttgttgttgattttggtgtgtgttttttttttaatacagctctGAGTGCAGTATTATCCTTGCTCTCAAGTAATGGCTTTCTACCACAAGTGTAGTTTCTTCTAGAAACTGCCAAAAGGGACCCAAAAGGGTCCCAAAAGGGTCCAGCTTCTGGTGTGACTTTTTGTGGTAGATGAGCAAGGAGTTCACTTACTAAAGGTACCATCTTACAGGTCTACATTGTGGTGTTGCTTTTAGAAGTCTTTGGCTACAGATGACTAGGTACCTCCATTAATGGGCAATTGTATTATTATTTCTCCTCCTTGCAAAGACTATTTGAGGGAAGATCCTAAGAGAAGACAACCCTAAAGGAGCAGCGCTGCATCTCACCCCCTCAGAGAGCAGCTGAGGGCAGCCAGCACcatgaaaaaaaggaagctgtCTCAGTCTAGCCGGCATGAAATGCTCGTGCGGGGATGCTCAGAGGTCTGCCTTTCTGTGGGGCGTTAGGGGCGTCTCATCTCTGGCCCAAAATCTCCCCCAGGGACACAAGAAAGATTGGCTCTTTCTGAAATGTCAGCCGAAGAGGCCCTGGCTGGTAGCAGTTATGTCACATCTGCCTGGTATGAGCATTCGCCAAGGAAGTCAGGCTCCTTGGTTGTAAAATCCTTTCTGTCTGGGGAATTTCAAACTCACGCTTGTAGAGGAGTCCTGCATCCGAGGCTGGTTAGAGGGGCCTCAGCTCCTCTGCTTGGAAGCAGATCATCGCCCTCATCCTGCAAGGGCCAGGAAGACGCGCAGAGCCTGTTACGGCTGTGCGACACAGCGCTTCATTCGTTTGCCTGAAAGGGAGTGTGTTTGTGTGGGAATTGGGGACTTTCAGCTGCCAGACTCTATTTCCTTACCGGCAACACAAGTACAATAATTTATGGGCTGTGTACAGCACATACCTGTGGCATTTCTTGCTCTTCAAATGACGTTTTAAGAGTGACAAATAGAGCTGCCTGTTGTGAGGAGCCGGCGCTGCTATGCACGCTTAGCAGCCCTCGGGGAGGAATGCTTGCACCCTGCTTTGCCGTTCCGGCCAGGTTTGTAGCTCCACACAACTGCTGGGAAGATATTTACAGTAATATAGAATCTGGGCTTCATCTTTAGCTAGGGGAGAGAGCAGCTTAACATGGCTAAAGGTAACTCCCTTCCCTACAGACTTGCTGTGGAATTTGGGCATTTCGAGTTCGAGAAAGAGCGCTTGCCGTGCAAGCAAAGCAGCCGTGCCAGCTTGTGAGATCAGGACTGCGGGGTCAGGGGAAAGAGGTCTGGAATGGGTAGCATCACCACTAACTTGAAGCTCGAGCAGTCACTGGTTGAGACAGATCACCGACTTAgaatagggaaaggaaaaagatggcagcagagacatttttttttccccccaaagactTTTATTAATAAACACCTGGAACATTTAAGAGTTACTATGGGCCTTACTTTACATGGAAGTACTGCTTTATTTGCTCTGCCTCATTTTTCCCAACTATCTAAATGtcagcccagctccagctgttgtctctcttccctcctctctccctacCTCATTTGCCGGCATAGTGGCATGTTTACAATCCATGTATGCAATACCTATGTCATACCAATATGCATTACTCCATGCACAAGAGTTACTACACTAACACAGCTCTGTTGTAGCCTAGGTGCTTAGCCAGAGTTCCCCTGGGCCACGGGAAGAGGCTCCTTTACACTGTTGCTGTATGATTTCAAGTCAGATGCAGGATCACCAACTTCTctcaataaataaattttatcttCTAACAGGTTCCAGTGTAGCTTTAGATTCTgaagataaataaaagaaagtcTTTCAATATGAAGATTGGCCCTTTACTGAAACAGCAAGATTGACAAGACTACAAATTTAAACCATTTAGAAAAGTAATActtgaagcagaggaggaaatacTCCCTGGTTCGGCGTGTCCTCTGGAGGGAAGCACAGAAGAGACAAAGGTAACGGTCACTGTGTATACATACCTACAGGCCGTACGCGTGTAACAGACACATGCACATTCATCTGGAGAAGTGAGGATATTACTATATATGATGTAGAGTAGTTAGCCTCTGTTTCCTCACCTGCTCTTACTGGAAGGGGCCTTCCTCACACTGCGCTATTATCCATTCACTTTTAATGAAATTGTCATCTCAAGTCACGTAAAAATGAGAAGACAACGCTAGTATGAGCCTAGATTTGTTCGTGTCTAAACGGCACTAAATTTCCTTTGTATTGCAACAGAAAAAGATTTAAGAGAATCTCACTGGGTAGTCGAGCCTTGTTCCCTTTGGTACTTGCACGAGcttaacatgaaataaataaaattagcatGCTGTCAGGGCAAGTTGTTTTACAAACACAAGTGTTTTGATTTAAATACTAAGGCCTCCACATTCATTAAAGGATTAAATCCTTAAACACGGGGGTTAGTGAAAGGATAAAGCTCATTTGCCTTCTGGTTTTCAAACCCCGACATGGCAAGAACACCACGACGAGAACACCgactctctttcttcctccctcggAGGCTCCACATTAACAAGCGCTGAACGGCAAGCGTAACTCCAAAGAAGTGCCTGAAAGAATGTTTAGTCAACAGTATTTCCTCATCCTTCAATAGCTTCCAGCTTCAAAagttttctctaaaataaaacagtggTGAGTTAAGACACTGCAATACCAGGTGGCATCCCAACACGTTACAGCAGTCTGTCGGGGTCTTGATTAAAACTAAAGTCACACACCAGGGAGAGGTGATCGGAAGGGTAATTGAATGATGGCAGCCTGTTGGGGCCAATTTGCTCTTCAGTCAGCAGGCCCAGGGCTGAGTTCACATTCAAGGCATGTTGGGAATACCAGATATAATCCAGCGTGTGCCGGCACTCTCCCGAGGGCCGGATCTTCCAGGTGGTGTATGGGGGCTCTGACTGCCCGTCGGGGCTGAGCAGCTTATACGCACTGTTTAAGTTGAGGCTGGAGTTGGAAAATTCTCTGTAGACCTCCTCAGTTGGCTCCGCGTTGAAGTCTCCGCAGATGATCAGAGGGATCTTCGCACCTTGGGTAATACTCTTCAGGTTCTGGAGAAGATCGCAGCCTTGCGCGGACCGAAACCTCTCCCAGCCAGTACGGGCTTTCAGGTGAGTGACGGCGATGCAGAACAGTCTTCCAGTTTCATTGCACTTCAGCGTCTGAGCTATGGCCACTTGGTTGGTCTTCAGCTTCATGGCGGTGAGCCGGATGTTAGCGCTGTTGATGAGCTCAAAGCGGTCTTTGAGGAAAAACAAGGCGCAGCCATCCGGCCCGTTGTTCTGCTCCACATCTAGGCACGGGGACCACGGCTTCGGGAAGAAAGTACACTGGTAGCCGAGTCGGCTGAGGAGTGGCTCAAAGGTGTCAAAGTAGTGGTCGACTTCTTGCAGGCACAAGATGTCAGGCTTGTACGCGAGGATTTCCTCCAGGATGAGGCA
This window encodes:
- the NOCT gene encoding nocturnin, translating into MYQSPARCLCSALPALCCAPAAASASRLPRPRAPPPPLGPAAPRAAAAAGGPPAPGAPPRTVCSMGNSTSRLYSALAKTLSSSAVSQHQDCLEQADSAQLDPIDPKDLLEECQIVLQKRPPRFQRDFVDLKKDTASNHRPIRVMQWNILAQALGEGKDNFVQCPMEALKWEERKCLILEEILAYKPDILCLQEVDHYFDTFEPLLSRLGYQCTFFPKPWSPCLDVEQNNGPDGCALFFLKDRFELINSANIRLTAMKLKTNQVAIAQTLKCNETGRLFCIAVTHLKARTGWERFRSAQGCDLLQNLKSITQGAKIPLIICGDFNAEPTEEVYREFSNSSLNLNSAYKLLSPDGQSEPPYTTWKIRPSGECRHTLDYIWYSQHALNVNSALGLLTEEQIGPNRLPSFNYPSDHLSLVCDFSFNQDPDRLL